From a region of the Labrus mixtus chromosome 5, fLabMix1.1, whole genome shotgun sequence genome:
- the si:ch211-12e13.12 gene encoding uncharacterized protein si:ch211-12e13.12: protein MKKQGKGNTAGIPLSSPAGSSSVQVYNEYQKAAFKFHPENGHATENGSHRVRGRDDTGKMSRVPDIISHSQEPRYSVKDDAFHRNSSWVMDSCSQVYSGPEDNSTDQHETLTETSTLTFVDAHTTEESTENHSLHGVEMIYLKEFVLIDDDDDGDMSLREKTVTDLSIMGGKAAELVCGRLLSTSSGSLSEYKEEPSAPEAPPPEEVEAEHERKPCCVCTIL, encoded by the coding sequence ATGAAGAAACAAGGAAAAGGAAACACTGCTGGCATCCCCCTCTCTTCACCAGCAGGGAGCAGCAGTGTGCAGGTCTACAATGAATACCAGAAGGCAGCTTTCAAGTTTCATCCTGAGAATGGTCATGCTACAGAAAACGGTTCTCACAGGGTCAGAGGTCGAGATGATACAGGCAAGATGTCCCGTGTACCAGACATCATCTCTCACAGCCAGGAGCCGAGGTACAGCGTGAAAGATGATGCCTTTCATAGAAACTCCTCGTGGGTGATGGATTCATGCAGCCAGGTCTATTCAGGGCCGGAGGACAACTCCACAGACCAACATGAGACCCTGACAGAGACTTCAACTCTGACCTTTGTGGATGCCCACACCACGGAGGAATCGACAgagaaccacagcctccacGGGGTGGAGATGATTTACCTCAAGGAATTTGTGCTGATAGACGACGATGACGATGGAGACATGTcgctgagagagaaaacagtgaCGGACTTGTCCATCATGGGCGGGAAAGCAGCTGAGCTGGTGTGTGGGAGGCTGTTGTCCACCTCCAGTGGCTCGCTGTCGGAGTATAAGGAGGAACCCTCGGCTCCTGAAGCTCCTCCCCCCGAGGAAGTGGAGGCTGAACATGAAAGGAAACCCTGCTGTGTCTGCACCATTTTATGA
- the si:ch211-12e13.1 gene encoding uncharacterized protein si:ch211-12e13.1, giving the protein MGTAQSFIVSSLTVCSVCFLYVHIYSSHMALKRSVLDDHSLPSSVFLYIKYLIRILTRRRGQLYSESKQCEVDYTALNCRLQVPLLRRFCSAAGYEWDYPDTDYRDTPLCFPEFLCRRLLLMVLTDGKFRLSPAGLVRVRQSLKTLEPVDELKKGAFMLRVRVLEYRQLDAGVEVDVCLSATSRTGRLVWESVLTLLSERKEHKVGGCLLKNENQSQQDEPVLENVKQVDLPVPRTAALQGVWSFSDSSPFRLLFLSAWLLGRMQTSLSLWMLSVCLAEIEKHKGVGVITAPVSITAQFMEPLWTPGRVTLRFWDSTESIEGPGGPEGPGGPSSARGVRFQMQHHERNTCHVMGLISKC; this is encoded by the exons ATGGGGACAGCGCAGAGTTTCATAGTGTCGTCGCTCACAGTCTGCTCCGTGTGTTTCCTCTATGTTCACATTTACTCATCACATATGGCGCTTAAAAGAAGTGTCCTCGACGACCACAGTCTCCCGAGCTCCGTGTTTCTGTACATTAAATACTTGATCCGGATCCTGACTCGGAGGAGAGGCCAGCTGTACTCAGAAAGCAAACAGTGTGAGGTGGACTACACAGCTCTGAACTGCAG GCTGCAGGTCCCCCTGTTGAGGAGGTTTTGCAGTGCTGCAGGGTACGAATGGGACTACCCAGACACCGACTACAGAGACACCCCCCTGTGCTTCCCCGAGTTCCTGTGCCGCAGACTGCTCCTCATGGTGCTGACTGATGGAAAGTTCAGACTCAgtcctgcag GTCTGGTTCGGGTCCGTCAGAGTTTGAAAACCCTGGAGCCGGTTGATGAACTGAAGAAGGGTGCGTTCATGCTGCGGGTTCGAGTCCTGGAGTACCGGCAGCTGGACGCAGGAGTGGAGGTGGACGTCTGCCTGAGCGCCACCTCTCGTACGGGACGTCTGGTGTGGGAGAGCGTCCTGACTCTGCTGTCAGAAAGAAAGGAACACAAAGTGGGCGGATGTTTACTGAAGAATGAAAACCAGA GCCAGCAGGACGAGCCTGTCCTGGAGAATGTGAAGCAGGTAGACTTACCAGTTCCCAGGACTGCCGCTCTGCAGGGTGTCTGGTCCTtctctgactcctccccctttcGGCTCCTTTTTCTCTCGGCCTGGCTCCTCGGCAGGATGCAGACTTCCCTGAGTCTCTGGatgctgtctgtctgcctggcTGAGATAGAGAAGCACAAAG gggTAGGAGTCATCACAGCTCCCGTCAGCATCACAGCCCAGTTCATGGAGCCTCTGTGGACACCAGGCAGGGTGACGCTCAGGTTTTGGGACAGCACTGAAAGTATCGAGGGTCCGGGGGGTCCGGAGGGTCCGGGGGGCCCGTCTTCAGCCCGAGGCGTCCGTTTCCAAATGCAGCACCATGAGAGGAACACGTGTCACGTGATGGGACTGATATCAAAGTGTTGA
- the LOC132973704 gene encoding immediate early response 3-interacting protein 1, producing MSFTLYSLIQAAILCVNAVAVLHEERFLSKIGWGVDQSVGGFGDEPGIKAQMMTLIRSVRTVMRVPLIAVNSVCIVLLLLFG from the exons atgtcttttacGTTGTATTCTCTCATTCAAGCTGCGATTTTATGCGTCAATGCTGTTGCTGTGTTACACGAAGAACGATTTCTAAGTAAAA TTGGCTGGGGAGTGGACCAAAGTGTCGGAGGTTTCGGTGATGAACCAGGCATCAAGGCGCAGATGATGACCCTCATTCGCTCTGTGAGGACGGTCATGAGAG TGCCGTTGATCGCTGTGAACTCAGTCTGCattgtgctgctgctcctctttggATGA